The nucleotide window CGTATATGAGATTGGGGCGGGGGCTCGGAATTGTGACGAAAATATCCCCCCTGGTGGATTTTGTTATATGCCTGATACAGGACCCATGGTTAGCACCCATGGGTGCTTCCGCCCTGAGTAAGGGCATTGCCAGCGAACTCCTAAAGAGTGAGCCTGCCCCCTGGTGGCTGGACCCATAACCAGCATCCACTCCTATCTAGGGTGAGAGATTATTCTCACCATCACTATATTACAACCGCTCAAAAGTCAAGGAGGACTAGTTTCTTGCAAAGGATTGACGCCTTTCTCCTGGCTGCCATAATTCCCAGGAATAAAGATAATCTCAAATGCATGGACGGATCGGCTGAATGGTTTTCTTTccgaagagatcatagaatcatagaatagcagagttggaaggggcctacaaggccatcgagtccaaccccctgctcaatgcaggatttatTCGGGATATTAAGAAATGTCTCGGGGTGCGTTCCAAACATCAGAATATAAAGAGACGCCGTGCTGGATCAACCCACGGCCACCCGGCGAAGTccctaagcaggacatgagcgcaatatAGTCCCTTCTCGCTGATGTtccccagtatactgcctctgataatggaggcgATGCAAAGCCATCAGGTCAGCCATGGATTGCCTTCTCTTCCTCTGCAAAGTTGTCTATTCCTTTGTAAAGCCGCCCAAGTCTGTGCTCAAcaaacatcttgtggtagtgagttccatagtttaactattggTAGGCCATGTACGTCTTGTCCTCATGCTGTGAAAATCTGACCCTGTTCATCGGTGCGCCATTTGAAAACACAGGAACGGGAAAGGCAGTTTCCTCCTCATTAGTTGGCAACCCTAACAACAGGCAGAAAGccaacaggtgctgcatgtctCCATCACTGCATCGCTGTCCCGGGAGAAACtgaaccatttttatttatttattacatttctaatccaccccaTAACTAATATTCTCTGGGCGGATTCGTCACACGATACTCCCGTTAACCTGCGGAACttgctgccacaggatgtggagATGACAACTCCAAGCTTGAAAGAGTTTAAGGGGCGCGGAAAAGGGTGACCAAAGTGATTGAGGGGCTGCCGTGTTTGGAACTCTTTCgcttaggaaaataaaaaggtgaggAAGGGGGAGACGTGATGGGAGTTGCATAAAATTTTGGCCGGATTTGCAGGACCCAGAGAAACGGGCGCATGTCGTGCATTGGAGGCAGATGCTCTCATTCCATGCGCAGGCGGCTTGTGAAACCACCAGGCCAGGTGACCTGAAGGTGAGCTGCTTAGAACTGGGGCAGAAACCGGCTTTATGACCTTATTAAATAATTATCCCAGTTTCAAAGGGCAGGAAAAGTAGCCGgctgctgccccctgctgccAAAACGTGGCATTGCAAAGTCACAGTGTTCTCTCTAACAcagcttttccccaacctggtgctggactgccaacttccatcatccccagtcagccgggaatgatgggagttggcagtccaacccccctcccccagatggtGTTGGTGTCGAAGCTGGTAAACCTATTGCCTTTCAGTCACCTTTTCTCTGGACTAAAGACACCCTTTTCAACCCCTCCTCTTGCGACACGATCTTCAGACCCTCCCTCAGcgttttttcatagaatcatagaatagcagagttggaaggggcctacaaggccatcaagtccaaccccctgctcaatgcaggaatccaccctaaagcatccccaacagatggttgtccagctgcctcttgaatgactctagtgacCTGGACCAATTTAGCAATATCTTTCTCAAAATCGCGGTGCCCAGAAGCCGCACACTATTCCAGCTGAGGCCTGACCAAATCAGAACAGAGCGGCACCCTAACTGTTCCCAATCTAGATCCTACGCTCAGAATTGCATTAGCCTATTTAGCTGCAGCGTCTCGCCGCTGGCTTCTCTTTAGCTCACGACCCACGAAAAAACCTTCGATGCAGATTTCACACATCCTATATTAGCACATCTGTGGGTTTTTTCCTGACTTGGATGTAGAACTAGACACTTATTTCATTGTCCAGCCCATGTGCTACCAGTGTGCCAGTGAGAATATTGTGTGTTCCCCTGTCAAATTAAAACGACGCCCCCATGCCCCTGAAAAAGGAGACGCTGTTTCACAAAAAAGTTTGCTGTAGCAAATTCGTTCACCTTGAAAGTGCCACattctctttcttgtttttgcAGCAACAGTCTAAGAAAACTATCCCGGGTCACCTATCtatttagtcttttagctctggtgttttacatcttttcttttattttaaatctctgcattgctgatgggtttcattttggtttgtgcttttatattgtcgTTTTAAGCTCTTACATTTTATATTATATCACGTGATGCACTTTGCGCTTTTAATTGTTCTGAGCTGTCCAGAAAGCTTCAGggattgggctgtatagaaatgtaataacgaattaacgaataaataaaatctatctaCCTCTTGTTAAATATTCACTACACGCCAGCGCTGATTCCTCCTTTCCACAGAAATGTTGACTTTCTAGCTTGTGGCCccgtttcccccccgcccccaatcggCAAACAGGTGTGGCTGGCAGGATGGATGGCTCTCCGTCCTGGTTTCTATGACAACCAGAGGATGGGAGTGAGGATGGCCGTTGCTATAGCGACAGGCTCAGCAGCATCACTTCTCAAGGAGGGTCTTGCTCCTGGGAGGCGGAGGTTTCGCTGGAGTAAAACAGGACCCTACTAGGCCTCTAAATAATGCAAGAAGCAACGTTCACTAGCTACTGAATCTTCTttttgggtaggtgggtgggaggaaCATGGATCTTTCCAGGGGTGGGAGAATGAGATTCCCCCTTCCCACATGGCACTCCAGAACTGTGAAGGGCGCCAAAGAGAAAATCCTGTCGCATCTGGCTTTTCCCTTCAGTGATGGGAGAAGCTGGTTTGCGGGGAAATTCTCCCTCTGAGGCAGCTCCGAAAACTCACCACAACCTGTACAGATCTTCTAATGACCTGCAAGGCAGGCTGCAGCTTTAGTGGGCAGCACATACGTTTAGCGTGGAAGACGTCGCAGGTATGATGCCggcagcacctccaggtaggccTAGGAAAAAATCCTTCCTGAAATCCCCGAGAGCCGCAGCTGCCAGCCCGTGttggcaatattgggctagatagacccagggtctgactctgtataaggaaGCTGTCCCAGGTTCCTCTTTAAAATCAGCCCTTGaatcagaaccatgaggactggtaTCTTGGCTCATTTTTAGCGGAAGGGCGTAGCCTGGTGTATATACtgaagagattatttatttatttattcatttatttattattgcatctgtctaccgccccacagccaaagcgtTTACATAAGATCCTTGTTTAGGTGTATAATaactttaaaatacaacaaataaatgtaaaatacatgTACAATACAACGAAACAGGTGTTTGAAAACACTTGGACCTTACACAGGAGGAAGGCACATCAGGCTTGATTGAACACCTGGGCCACGTGTGAAACAGCCCTAAATGTGTGCatatattgggggtgggtgggtcgggaCACCCCTCCCAaagtggttttttgttgttgcagttAGGACCTCCTTTGCCTAGGAGGCGCTGTGCAAAATCAACCGATGGCCCCTTCTGCTCTGCAGACTCCATCATCACAGGAGCCCAGTgcattctgggacttgtagtccttGTCATCTCAAACTGCAGCATTGGTAGATGGAGTGATGGGGGCAATGCAAacgtcagctcccagaagccGGTGACAAAAGGCAAGGGAGAAACGTCCGCGAGTTGCACGTGCAAAAGTAGTTTCTCCCTCGACTTCTTTAGACAcatttaattttgcattgcaAAAAGTTAGACTGAAAGGCAGAAGGAGGGTTTTCTTCTTGGTATTGTACAttaccaagctggctggggcattctgggagttgtagtccaacacatctggagcgccccaggttgaggaaggctgatctagttcagcactctgttcacacagcggccaaccagccatcggccagggatgaacaagcaggacatggtgcaacagcaccctcccgcccatgttccccagcaactggggcacacaggcttcctgcctcgaatactggagatagcacacaacaatcagggctaggagccctggatagccttcgcctccaggaattgatccaacccccttttgacgccatccaaactggtggccaccgCTACATCCTTTGAACAGCAGCGTATCAGTGAGACGCATCAATCCGAAGCTGCCTGAGTGCTGTTTTTCTGGGAGAAAGACAAGGGTGCAAATGAAATgggtgaataaataaatgttgtaaacagctgggtttaaaaaagaaagacagtcTGAATCCTGAGCCGAAAGGGGCCAGCCGTACGCCCCTTGGGGTGGGGTTTCGGGAAGGGGGCTGTGGGATTTGGGCCCGGAAGGTCGCAGCTGCAGCTGCGTTGCCCACACTGGTCTCTGCTCCATTGCAGAGCTGTCTGGCCCATTCTCTGGCAGCCCCATTTGGGGTCTATCCTGGCTGAGGTTTTGGTGCATATCAGTGAGGATTCTCCCCCcagctgtgtttggagttggatcTTTGGATCTCTGCATGTCATTTTCTGGGTACACCCAATCTTCCAAATAAAACCAATTTCCGATTCTCAGCACTGTCTGCGAAATAGCTGAACCCCCTCCTGCTCCGTCCCCTCCTTGTTGCTCAGCTATTAGCCGTGATACACgattccatttctttttaatcTCTTGAATCCACAAAGTCTCCGCAAACAGTGACTCAGGGTTGCTCCCTGGAGACCGGGGAAACGTGGCATCCCTTGGCGGAGAAAAATCTGATGGCTCACTTCAGCAGGGGCTGCCCCACACCGCTTCTCTTCACTGACCCCTGTGTTGACACTAAAGCTGAGCACAGGCGGTTCCCAAGCAAAACGCCAGTGGTAAGCATACAATCatggagttgggaggggccttGGAGTTCACCTAGTCCACCCCCTGGCTCTCTGTGTgaatactttgtgtgtgtgtgaatgagcttGGACTGGCATGTATGTGAATACTCGGGATGTGTGCATGTTAATGAATTTGGATGTGTTAATGACAGAATTGGCCCGTGTCTGTGTGTGAATACTTTGGATGTGTGTATGAGCGAATTTGGACCTTGAGTGTGTCCAAATGTAAGAATTATGGACATGGGTGTATTAATGACAGAATttggagcatgtgtgtgtgtgtgtgtgtatgtgggtgggtggatacaCCCCGTGTTCACACCCTTCCACCCCACATCTGCCTGGCTTCTCTCTGCACGTGGGCCGTCTCCCGAGTGTGGAATCACATCCAGGGCTGTGAGCAGCTATCAGTTTTGACACCATCTATCTGAGCTGGGATGAAGCTGTCTTCTGAACTAAGCCTGCTGATCCACGGCGCTTTGTGCAGCAGGCCCAATCCTTTACCTGCCTTGACAGGGCTCTTTGCCAGCCGTTTCCTGAGCTCTTCGCCTCCCCAAATTCCCCAACCTGCTCAAAGCTGCTGGGTGTCTGTGCAGGCCGATGagtgattctggcctgcttgatCTCTCTGGGATTAACCCCCCCACGCCATTTCCCCTGGGATCCCAAAACACGCCGGCTTTTTTCTGGTAAATATTAGAGGATCACTCGCCTCTTTTCTTCTCCAGCCGAGGAATGACAGAGCACAAAGTTTCTCTCCTTGATTTATGCCGGATACAAATCTTCGGTTAAGTTTTGCTCCCCGAAGGGTAGCTGTGTTTTCCTCTTGCCACAAAAGCAGCAAAGAGGTCGTGGGgcatcttaaaggctaacaaaattTGCTATGACATCAGCaagtggtgctctccagatgggtcaGACTACAAACCCCATTATTCCTGGCCAGCATGAGGGGGTTTGTAGTACACAAAGCATATGCCGTTTAAAATTGTGTTCAAGGTTCCACATTTGTTTATTCTGTAATGCTGGTTTTGAaagtctttaaaatatatatattgcagtgGAAAACATGACATTGtactgctttttattttaaataataataaagagacaGATGCTGAGGGTATTTTTCTCCTTTGCCAACTCTTATTCCTGGATGCACACACCCACACGCACCCCTCCGTGGCAAACGTACATGATGCCTCCTCTCTTCTCCAAACACACCGTTCGAAGTGAACGTTTTCTCATCCTATATTTGCCGGTTTTGTTGATTATACGTAAGCTGCTCCAAGACCCCTTTtgaggcttgcaatctaaaaagtcatgacacgcaaggaaaaagaGGTGAGGAGGGTAGAGGAAAAAGACGAAGTTGCCTTTCATCAAGGCTGGTGGAGCGCTACTCTCTTGGCAGCCTGTAGAAGCTTGAGTAGGTGAGCTCACTGGTATCGTATGATGGGGCTCTTACTGTCTCCTTAAAGATGGATCAGACagcagaggagagagaggcctAGCCATTAGGCAGAGACACTTAAATCTAACAACCTACCTCTGGATCCAGACCGTCTCCTGATGAGGAGAGTAAAAACAGATGATAAAGTCACAGAGAGCAGTTCGAACAGCAGCTGAGTGGTAGTTAAGAGAGCCTCCTATCTTCAGGGTAGTCTATCACCAAATCGCCACAGGTCTTcctggcttagaatcatagaatcatagaatagcagagttggaaggggcctacaaggccatcatggCTTGTGGGCTTACCCGTTGGGGTGTCCAGTTGGACACGGAGGGGGGACGGGAAGTGAGGCCAGGCGGACCTCTGTTCCGATCCGGCATGGCGCTCCTGACACCTCCCTCTCGCCATCGAGACATGGTTgggtttattaattattatttattttatttatttgtattccgccttttgcccaattctgGGTTTATCACAGAGATGTCACCCGGCTGTGCTCCCATTTCTCTCTCCAGACTTTGCAGTCAGAGGATGTTTGCGTTTGAATATTGGGTGACCTGCCGTGGCGCCAGGAAGAGGCCAAATTACCTCgtgtccttcccctcctccctgtccccaaaAATGCCCTTTGGGAGGgcggaggggtgggaggggacaCCGCTATATTTGCTCTACGGTCTTCGAGAAATGCGTCAGAAATGGGAGCAGGGGGTGATTCCCTCGTGGGCAGCCGGGCACGAAGGGCCATGGTGGAAGATTGAGGTCTCCAGCACCACTCAAACGGCAAACTCTATTTGCACACACGCGCACACTTCCCACCAATCCGCTCCGGGCAAACGGGTCAAGGCCAGGCGCGCCTCGGCTATAAGAGAGCCGCCCGGGTCTCTGGCGCTGCCCAGTGGAAATCCGCGGCGGACTTCAGCACCATGGCCACCTCCCGGTTTTCCGCGCTCTGCTTCGGGTGCTCCGTCCTCTTGCTCATGGGCGCCTGCGAGGAATCCGCCGAGATCCGGGGTGCGGCGGGCCAAGCCGGGGCCGCGGAAAGCCAGGAGGCGCAAGAGATGGTAAAGGAATCCGTGGGGCCGGAGATTTGCAGGTGGGGTGGAAGTTTTTGGAGCAATGGCATAATGTATGTATACGATAGGCTGGTGCCTTCTTGGTGTGTggggactacacctcccatcatccccaggcagcgtGGAAGACACCAGGATGGGCACTTAAGGTGACCTCAGCTCTAGCCCTTGTCCATAAGAGCTGAGATGTCATGCGAATCCTTCACGCCGAGATTCCCCACCTTTTGCTCTGcgctcagaatcatagaatcgcagagttggaaggggcctacaaggccatcaagtccaaccccctgctcaatgcaggaatccaccctaaagcatccctgacagagggttgtccagctgcctcttgaaggcctctagtgtgggagagcccacaacctccctaggtaacccaGGATGAGAGTAATTGCTGTACGGAGTTcagctaattttaattttttatgtaacaATGTGTGATaggatgctttttatattgtattttgtatttgtgtttttaaattgttggttgttttattatgctcttcagggttttaatttttgtgaaccgcccagagagctttggctattgggcggtatagaaatgaaatgaaataaataaataataatatgtgttcagctaaaacccatttagggtagccatgaataaaatgtgtatttgtaGGTAACCCAGGATGAGCCCTGCTAGATCGGGCCAAAGGTCTGAGGCCCACGCCAATGTTTTGCCCACTTGTGCGAGGGTGCTGCCGCTTCCATTATGTAATGATCAGCTCGCACCCCTGTGACATTGCTAATGGAGGGAAAATaccaccccttcccccttttttaaaacacatcttccccctttttttatcaCATCTTCTGGCATCAAATCCCACGGATTAAGTTATGCGTTCAAATGAATTAAGTCTCTTTTAAATGTCTTCGGCAGTTTGGGCCGCCTTTAATCCGGATCGCTCTGAATAAGTGCATGTCTCCACCAGAAGAGCAAATGTGGACCAAATaaacttaaattaaaatgttCACATTGTCTAACAGGCAGGATCGTACGTGAGGGAGAAGCTCTGAAACCCCCAAAAGAAATGGGGGCAGATGCCAAAGTGCCTTTCTCTTTAAAACGTGTTTTCCCCCCTCTGGTATCAGAGATACTTGCTCCTGTAAATACAGCTAATTCGAGCCTGTTGTAACTTTAAATTGTTCTACTCACTTTTTCTCAAACGCACACCAGTATAGACAtttaggttattattattttcactccCAACACCAGCACTGAGTTTCGTGCAAGGCAAGATTCAGTGGTTTGATAACtcactagattttttaaaaaatggcgaaGTTGAAGGAaccaaaaggaataaaaataaaaagtcaattttatttatttatttatttattacatttttataccgcccaatagccgaagctctctgggcggttcacaatacctTTGACAGATTAACAGCTCTATTTTTGCCAGAGACTGGCGCTTTTTCCATCAGGCATAGGGAACGGACCCCTAAGCAAACACAGGAGAGAAATCCgcgtccattaaaaacaaattgtaCAACGACTCAACACGGCATTTGCTTTACCAAGTAGCATCGCAAATTATGTTATATACTCCATGGCGCACGGGATCCTCAGCTGCTCACAGGCCTAACTGCTTCCCAAGTTCCCACCCATCACTCCTTCCATATACACTCTCCTGTTAGCTGGCCACTGCAGGGCAACTGCTGCTCCAAATCTGTCCACCTTAAAGGTGCTGGAAGCCTCTTTGCTGTCTGTCTGGCAACAGACCTCTTCCAGGCTGTTTATCTGGGAATTCTCCCTATTCCATCTTCTCACTGTGGTACCCGCTCTCCGCGcgtcatgcttttttttttttacgtgcTTGATGGCTGCACACTCTTTGTTTCTCTGAGCATACTAGACCTTGGTTTGCAGATCGGAGCTCTGCATGACATCTTGGAGAAACTGAGGAACAGCCGGCTGCCGTCCATGCAGAAGAAGTTTGGCTGGGTCCCGTCGGTAAGGAGCCCGTGAGGGCAGCCTCGAACCTGCCCTTTGGGGGGTTATTGtcctttattgcatttattgttttAGGACTCGCTGGGTTCTAACAATGAGGGATGGGCATCCTGGGATCTAGTAACCTATTTACTATTATAGACGGGCTGTCGGGAATCCATGGGTCCCCAAGATATTGTTGGAGTCTCCAACCTCCATCAAGGAGGACGGGAGCCTGCAGTCCAAGATGTAGAGGACCTCAAATTCCCACCCCTGTGGGAGAGGCACGACAGTGAAAATAAACAGCAATGGACCGTGCTGTTTTTATTTCGTCAAGCTGACATCTAAGATTGGACTAATTCGGGCTGGCTTGACTTGCGCGTGAATGCACCCCCAGGCTGGTGCACATGGGCTACAGAGCCTGGTGAAGTTTTATTCAGTTTCCATGGCGTGTTTGCGcatgtagccagtgtggtgtagtggctaagatgttggaatTGGGAGGTcctggttctagttcccactcggctgtggaaactcactgggtgactttgggccagtcacagactctcaacccaacccacttcacagggttgtggtgagggtaacatggagaggaggaagattatgtatgccgccttgggttccttggaggaaaaactggtgggatataaatgccgtaataaatacataataaatacgtAATAAAAGACATATGGCACAAGCTCAGCTTAATCAAGAtggttgtgtttttaactgtgttttaaggcatttgttttttttattgttttaatcaagttttattcaTGATTGAAagctaccttgagtgccatttttcttggtagaaaggcaaggtaGACATCAAATTAAAATAAGTGTGAGAGCAAGGTGTGTGGTTTCTTTCGGCCCTTGCAATAGACCTGTTGCGGTGTGTGTTCCGTACTGCTCCATCTTCCTCCTGATATTTCAGCAGGCACGGCCATGTGGGTGGCAGCCTTTTCCCCATGAGCCCTATGGACTAGAACCTTGATTTTAAAAGCGGAGATTTTCAGCATGGTTGAATGCTCACACTCATCGCAAGCTTAGGTTCCCATTCAGAAAACTAGAGAAGCCCTTAACCCTCCCCTGGGGATTTGAATGCTTATGGTTTATGGTTTATGAGCTTTGCAGATTCTGAGACCAATTTGTCTCTCATTTGGCCCAGCTCCAACTGCACTAACTGGGAACTAATTGTGCAGATCAGAATTTAAGATATCACATAATGTGATGGACTGAGTACTTAACGCTTTCAACGTTTGAACGCGTGGCACAAAGACGCCATGTCTTTGGATAATTGGTCCGCTTTGCTTAGAAAGCCATATTTTTTATTAAtaccataataataaataaaaattagatttttataccacccaatagccaaaattctctgggcacttcacaaaatatttgttctctctctctctctctctctctctctcacacacacacacacacacacacacacacttcatatgcaATTATATCgctatatttttttccttttcctcttttttgtttcgTTGAAATTTCACAATTTCAAAACAGTATTTAATTGACTGCCAGCATTTGCACATGTGAGGTCAAGTTGCCTGCtcaaaaacaggataaaaatgcatttttaaaaaactatttaacAATATATCTATAACGCTGCGTAGCTAAAAAAGATTCCAGAGTGATCGACATAGAagataaaatagtaaaaagattaaaaagcatattaaaattgtgcattttaaaacagtatgtgGGGGAAACGCATATTTCCCtgcatactgttttaaaatgtatatatatacattaaaaaaaaaatccacggaTAAGTGCAGGGACAGTCTTCTGAGCGAATGGATGTGAAAGTGATGTGGGGCGGGTTGCACATTTGTCTCTGACAGGCGCATGAGAGAACCCAGACTGCCCAGCGCCCTGACACCttcacccccccccgcccccggtctcTTTCTCTGCAGTGCGACGCCGGGGAGCCGTGCGCGGTGCGGAAAGGGGCCCGCATTGGCAAGCTGTGTGACTGCCCGCGCGGGACAACCTGCAACCTTTACATCCTCAAGTGCTTGTGACGAAGCCACAGAGGGGGAGGCAGAGACGCTGGGGAGCCGCTTTCGGACGGGAGGCGTCTGGCTCAGCcctggtgagaagggggggggtaGGAGGACATTCAGTGCAACGGATCCACGGTTTTAGACAGCAAAAGGTCAGAGAGGTCAAATCGGTGTGCGGGTAGGAGCGAAGGCAGCAGGTGGGAGAGGTGTGGCCCGATGGATGCGGGCTGGAGTGCAGTTCCCATTAGCCTTAGCCAGGGGCAAGGAACaatgggtgttgtaatccaagACCTTTTAGTAGGCTAGAAAGGAAGTTCCTGGGATGGGAAGGGTCCGACTTTAGAAGAGGTGCGTGGGGCCTCCTACCTCAGTTGTGGGGCCTTTGCGTTGGAGGTAGGGGGTCCCGGGttcgatttttaaaattttaaaatagcaagGAGATCTTGGAGCCAGGTTGCTAAAGGGATCCCTCTCTGCTCCAGGCTATGgagtcgagagagagagagagagagagaagaatcagACAGCTCGACTTGATGACCTCTGGGGGTCCCATTCAAAGACCTGTTCAGTGCAGGATGTAATGACAACATCCCTGACTTCTGGACTGTGTGTCTTTATAAACACaatgcatacatgcacacacgaAACAACGCAAGGACAAAAACACAAGCAAGCACACACAAAAGTAATACACAtgaacacaaaacacacacatgcatgtacacacacacacacacacacacacaaatatttgtctttcattcattccatttcctttctgccccaaagccaaagctctctggatagttCACTAGAAGCACAACCCCCAAGATACAacgtaataaaaacataatataaaacctccAGCTGTACaaagttaaagaaaaaagaaattattcATGCATTTATTGTTTTTCCATCATAGTTGCAGGAGCGAAAGTTTGAAGTGAG belongs to Elgaria multicarinata webbii isolate HBS135686 ecotype San Diego chromosome 23, rElgMul1.1.pri, whole genome shotgun sequence and includes:
- the LOC134413163 gene encoding cocaine- and amphetamine-regulated transcript protein-like; the encoded protein is MATSRFSALCFGCSVLLLMGACEESAEIRGAAGQAGAAESQEAQEMIGALHDILEKLRNSRLPSMQKKFGWVPSCDAGEPCAVRKGARIGKLCDCPRGTTCNLYILKCL